The Triticum urartu cultivar G1812 unplaced genomic scaffold, Tu2.1 TuUngrouped_contig_8641, whole genome shotgun sequence genome has a segment encoding these proteins:
- the LOC125531974 gene encoding uncharacterized protein LOC125531974, whose protein sequence is MATLCWSMDVKGGEAVRSCVLDGRRGAVTSVSLVGPPSGRSVVVEAYVKTASGTLALASLSSEGPRVELPRPVLVMQSDFFCSRVRRHGDGGDPAGDEAVAVRFEGRFNDHVLPPPPLCEGLENEDDDDDNSEPEDEYSVDSEDEEDGSSSEEEEDEEESDGEVDGQAASADDDVTLGILQTLHRRKFVPEGQLVGGSAPRFACAGRTLGFMRVAAVESEGGDDSKHILVLYRYTRFRASPDGVERRGRTTEHQLRFIATGDHTARSLAWAGSSLGLLIYPDISSKKLEEITKQLQELWSILASQVSVPPGARRVEVFVDVGILRRADYTPASMGHMYAALESMVADPWPGRFIGMQLPLPGPVRCGTEGELAGDDDRGRNADERPAKRRRVDVAGEDCPVCLQLLEGDDLAAWPGCRGKPHVFHGACLEGVLQNRDICPMCRHKLDIKHKLE, encoded by the coding sequence ATGGCCACCCTTTGCTGGTCCATGGACGTCAAGGGCGGCGAAGCCGTGAGGTCTTGCGTGCTGGACGGCCGCCGCGGCGCCGTCACCAGCGTCTCCCTCGTCGGCCCGCCCAGCGGCCGGAGCGTCGTCGTGGAAGCCTACGTCAAGACCGCCAGCGGGACCCTCGCGCTCGCATCGCTGTCATCCGAGGGGCCCCGCGTGGAGCTGCCGAGGCCGGTGCTGGTGATGCAAAGCGATTTCTTCTGCTCTCGCGTGAGGCGGCATGGAGATGGAGGCGATCCCGCCGGTGACGAGGCGGTCGCCGTTCGCTTCGAGGGTCGCTTTAACGATCACgttcttcctccgccgccgctgtGCGAGGGGTTGGAGAACGAAGATGACGATGACGACAACAGCGAGCCCGAGGATGAATACTCGGTCGATTCGGAAGACGAGGAAGATGGCAGCAgcagcgaggaggaggaggatgaggaggagagcgacgGTGAGGTCGACGGACAAGCGGCCAGCGCCGACGATGACGTGACGCTAGGCATTCTACAGACGCTGCACCGTAGGAAGTTCGTCCCCGAGGGGCAACTCGTTGGAGGTTCGGCGCCGCGGTTCGCCTGCGCCGGGAGGACGCTCGGCTTCATGCGAGTCGCCGCCGTGGAGAGCGAAGGAGGAGACGACAGCAAGCACATCTTGGTGCTCTACCGCTACACCCGCTTCAGGGCATCACCGGACGGCGTGGAACGGCGAGGGAGGACGACGGAGCACCAGCTCCGGTTCATCGCCACCGGCGACCACACGGCGAGGTCGCTGGCGTGGGCCGGATCGTCTCTGGGCCTGCTCATATACCCCGATATCTCGAGCAAGAAACTCGAGGAGATCACCAAGCAGCTCCAGGAGCTATGGTCCATCTTGGCGTCGCAGGTGAGCGTCCCGCCGGGAGCAAGGCGCGTCGAGGTGTTCGTGGACGTCGGCATCCTCCGGCGGGCGGACTACACGCCGGCGAGCATGGGGCACATGTACGCCGCGCTGGAAAGCATGGTGGCGGACCCGTGGCCCGGGCGCTTCATCGGCATGCAGTTGCCCTTGCCGGGGCCGGTACGGTGCGGCACGGAAGGCGAATTAGCCGGCGATGACGATAGAGGCAGAAACGCAGACGAGCGGCCGGCAAAGCGGAGGAGGGTAGACGTCGCTGGGGAGGATTGCCCTGTCTGCTTGCAGCTGCTGGAGGGCGACGACCTCGCCGCGTGGCCCGGGTGCCGCGGCAAGCCGCACGTCTTCCATGGCGCGTGCCTGGAGGGCGTCCTCCAGAACAGGGACATCTGCCCTATGTGCAGACACAAGCTGGACATCAAACACAAGCTAGAGTGA